In Streptomyces canus, one DNA window encodes the following:
- a CDS encoding anthranilate synthase family protein gives MNSKQLLGHVVGAAPGAFALLHRPETLGPDRVEILLGRVSTPARLADIPVADQTGRPGEARHETLVLVPHQQITERGFVAAEDGSPLLAMSVTDHGQVSTSDALRALPDEPITLTGGRFDTDDEAYAATVRAVLDNEIGTGEGSNFVIKRSFVTTITGYSTRSALSLFRRLLTRESGAYWTFLVHTGTRTFVGATPERHVSLRDGIAAMTPISGTYRYPATGPVLSEVMEFLTDGKETDELYMVLDEELKMMARVCRRGGRVTGPFLREMAWLAHTEYIIEGRSDLDPRDILRETMFAPTVTGSPLENACRVIARYEPRGRGYYGGVAALIGRDAHGARTLDSAILIRTADIQTSDVDDTGHVEVGVGATLVRHSDPDAEVAETRTKAAGVLAALGADERLDAHPLIQEALGRRNETIANFWLGEVEKRARPHPVLDGRRALVVDAEDTFSAMLAHQLRAIGLTVELSSFDASHRFDDHDLVVMGPGPGDPRETDHPRMARLTSTIEELLSRRIPFLAVCLSHQLLCRHLGLELRRRDLPNQGIQREIDLFGSRERVGFYNSYSARARADRLECPDVGEVKVCLDVGTGEVHALRGPHFGSVQFHLESVLTQDSERVLAELLVPLMETAEVLNA, from the coding sequence ATGAACTCGAAGCAGCTGCTCGGGCACGTGGTGGGCGCCGCTCCGGGTGCCTTCGCCCTGCTGCACCGCCCCGAGACCCTGGGGCCGGACCGTGTGGAGATCCTGCTGGGCCGGGTCAGCACCCCGGCCCGGCTCGCCGACATCCCGGTGGCCGACCAGACCGGGCGCCCCGGCGAGGCCAGGCACGAGACGCTGGTCCTGGTGCCCCACCAGCAGATCACCGAGCGCGGCTTCGTCGCCGCCGAGGACGGCTCACCCTTGCTCGCGATGTCGGTGACCGACCACGGGCAGGTCAGCACGTCCGACGCGCTGAGGGCCTTGCCGGACGAGCCGATCACCCTGACCGGCGGGCGCTTCGACACCGATGACGAGGCCTACGCGGCCACGGTCCGCGCCGTGCTCGACAACGAGATAGGCACCGGAGAGGGCTCGAACTTTGTCATCAAGCGCTCGTTCGTCACCACCATCACCGGATACTCGACGCGCAGCGCATTGAGCCTGTTCCGTCGACTGCTCACCCGGGAGAGCGGCGCCTACTGGACCTTCCTCGTGCACACCGGCACTCGCACCTTCGTCGGGGCCACACCGGAGCGCCACGTCAGCTTGCGAGACGGCATCGCGGCGATGACCCCGATCAGCGGCACCTACCGCTACCCGGCCACCGGACCGGTCCTGTCGGAGGTCATGGAGTTCCTCACCGACGGCAAGGAGACCGACGAGCTGTACATGGTCCTCGACGAGGAACTCAAGATGATGGCCCGGGTCTGCCGGCGCGGCGGCCGCGTGACGGGGCCGTTCCTGCGGGAGATGGCCTGGCTCGCGCACACCGAGTACATCATCGAGGGGCGCAGCGACCTCGACCCCCGCGACATCCTGCGGGAGACAATGTTCGCCCCTACCGTGACCGGCAGCCCTCTTGAGAATGCCTGCCGAGTGATCGCCCGCTACGAGCCCCGCGGCCGCGGGTACTACGGGGGCGTCGCGGCTCTCATCGGCCGGGACGCCCACGGTGCGCGCACCCTGGACTCGGCCATCCTCATCCGTACCGCCGACATCCAGACCTCGGACGTCGACGACACCGGTCACGTCGAGGTCGGCGTGGGCGCGACCCTGGTCCGGCACTCCGACCCCGACGCAGAGGTCGCCGAGACCCGCACCAAGGCCGCGGGCGTGCTCGCGGCGCTGGGTGCCGACGAGCGACTCGACGCGCACCCGCTGATCCAGGAGGCGCTGGGCAGACGCAACGAGACGATCGCGAACTTCTGGCTCGGCGAGGTCGAGAAGCGCGCGCGGCCCCATCCGGTGCTGGACGGCCGCCGGGCGCTGGTCGTCGACGCCGAGGACACCTTCAGCGCGATGCTGGCCCACCAGCTGCGCGCCATCGGCTTGACCGTGGAGCTCAGCAGCTTCGACGCGTCCCACCGCTTCGACGACCACGACCTCGTCGTCATGGGCCCCGGACCCGGCGACCCACGGGAGACCGACCACCCCAGGATGGCCCGGCTCACCTCGACCATCGAGGAGTTGCTGTCCCGGCGGATCCCCTTCCTGGCCGTCTGCCTGAGCCATCAGTTGCTCTGCCGGCACCTCGGGCTCGAACTGCGACGCCGGGACCTCCCGAACCAGGGCATCCAGCGCGAGATCGACCTGTTCGGCTCGCGGGAACGAGTGGGGTTCTACAACTCCTACTCGGCCCGCGCGCGAGCCGATCGGCTGGAGTGCCCCGATGTCGGCGAGGTGAAGGTGTGCCTCGACGTCGGCACGGGCGAGGTGCACGCCCTGCGCGGGCCGCACTTCGGCTCGGTGCAGTTCCACCTCGAGTCCGTGCTCACCCAGGACAGCGAGCGCGTCCTGGCCGAGCTGCTCGTACCGCTGATGGAGACCGCGGAGGTACTGAACGCATGA
- a CDS encoding 3-deoxy-7-phosphoheptulonate synthase, producing MNVTSIEVLRAPVARQQPQWEDPEQVNQVRDVLAALPPLVEAESLSRLSGLLAGVAAGRAQVVQAGDCAEDPAECTAGDVERKTGLLNVLAGVMNAITHQPVVRVGRIGGQYAKPRSALTEWVGGVELPVYRGHMVNGPEPDPEARRHDPRRLLSGYRAASQVMANLGQTPRARIDPAVWTSHEALLLDYEIPMLRPDREGRLALTSTHWPWIGERTRQLEGAHVAMLAEVVNPVACKVGPRMTVAELLGLCERLDPGKEPGRLTLIARMGADAATDLLPPLVRAVRAAGHPVIWLVDPMHGNTVTTADGRKTRLVEMIVREVTAFQTAVRAAGGTPGGIHLETTPDPVTECADAANDIDRISDKYTTLCDPRLNPRQAVSVVSAWRTQTMTNRAEGETWRA from the coding sequence TTGAACGTCACCTCGATCGAAGTCTTACGGGCCCCAGTTGCGCGGCAGCAGCCTCAGTGGGAGGACCCGGAACAGGTCAACCAGGTCAGGGATGTGCTGGCGGCCCTTCCCCCGCTGGTGGAAGCAGAATCGCTCAGCAGGCTCAGCGGCTTGCTCGCCGGAGTTGCCGCCGGGCGGGCACAGGTGGTGCAGGCGGGTGACTGCGCGGAGGATCCCGCGGAATGCACCGCGGGTGACGTGGAGCGGAAGACGGGACTCCTCAACGTGCTCGCCGGCGTCATGAACGCGATCACTCATCAGCCGGTGGTGCGGGTGGGCCGGATCGGAGGCCAGTACGCCAAGCCCCGGTCGGCGCTCACCGAGTGGGTCGGTGGCGTCGAGCTCCCGGTGTACCGAGGGCACATGGTGAACGGTCCGGAGCCGGACCCGGAAGCACGGCGGCACGATCCCCGGCGCTTGTTATCGGGCTACCGGGCGGCGAGCCAGGTCATGGCCAACCTCGGCCAGACTCCACGGGCGCGCATCGACCCTGCCGTCTGGACCAGCCACGAGGCTCTGCTGCTCGACTACGAGATCCCGATGCTGCGGCCGGACCGGGAAGGCCGGCTCGCGCTCACTTCGACACACTGGCCCTGGATCGGCGAGCGGACCCGCCAGCTCGAGGGAGCGCACGTCGCGATGTTGGCCGAGGTGGTGAACCCCGTAGCGTGCAAGGTCGGGCCACGTATGACGGTCGCCGAGCTGCTCGGGTTGTGCGAGCGGCTCGACCCCGGGAAAGAGCCGGGACGCCTCACCCTGATCGCCCGGATGGGCGCCGACGCGGCAACGGATCTGCTGCCACCGTTGGTTCGAGCCGTACGCGCCGCCGGACACCCGGTGATCTGGCTGGTCGACCCCATGCACGGGAACACCGTGACCACCGCCGACGGACGCAAGACCCGACTCGTGGAGATGATCGTCCGCGAGGTCACCGCCTTCCAGACCGCCGTGCGCGCGGCCGGTGGAACACCGGGCGGGATCCACCTGGAGACCACTCCCGACCCGGTGACCGAATGTGCCGACGCGGCAAACGACATCGACCGGATCAGTGACAAGTACACGACGTTGTGCGACCCGCGACTCAACCCTCGCCAGGCGGTGTCCGTGGTGTCGGCCTGGCGGACGCAGACGATGACGAACCGAGCCGAGGGAGAAACGTGGCGGGCCTAG
- a CDS encoding isochorismatase family protein produces the protein MAGLAPISVYPLPTAAELPTSTAQWTPDPSRAALLVHDMQRYFLAPFPPAVREPLVRHCTQLRERCAELGVPVFYTAQPGGMTDEERGLLKDFWGPGMRVDPVDRQIVTELAPRPADQVLTKWRYSAFFRSDLLAQLRAQGRDQLIVCGVYAHVGVLATALEAFANDIQVFLIADAVGDFSADYHRLALDYAAARCSVVTTTEEVFR, from the coding sequence GTGGCGGGCCTAGCACCGATCTCAGTCTATCCACTGCCGACGGCGGCTGAACTGCCCACCAGCACGGCGCAGTGGACGCCCGACCCGAGCCGCGCGGCCCTGCTCGTCCACGACATGCAGCGATACTTCCTCGCGCCCTTCCCTCCAGCGGTACGCGAACCACTGGTGCGCCACTGCACACAGCTGCGGGAGCGGTGCGCCGAGCTCGGGGTCCCGGTGTTCTACACCGCTCAACCCGGGGGCATGACGGACGAGGAACGCGGCCTGCTCAAGGACTTCTGGGGTCCGGGCATGAGGGTGGACCCCGTCGACCGTCAGATCGTCACGGAGCTCGCACCCCGGCCGGCGGACCAGGTGCTCACCAAGTGGCGCTACAGCGCGTTTTTTCGCTCGGACCTGCTGGCGCAGCTGCGTGCCCAGGGCCGCGACCAGCTGATCGTCTGCGGGGTGTACGCACACGTCGGTGTACTGGCGACAGCCCTGGAGGCGTTCGCCAACGACATCCAGGTGTTCCTGATCGCCGACGCCGTCGGTGACTTCTCAGCCGACTACCACCGGCTGGCCCTCGACTACGCGGCCGCTCGCTGCTCGGTGGTCACCACCACCGAGGAGGTCTTCCGATGA
- a CDS encoding PhzA/PhzB family protein, with amino-acid sequence MRTEDARPEGLEADLDLRARHRAVVADYMSRKGENRLTRYLLFTEGGSAGLWTSDTGEPIESQGHEKLKAHGEWSLRMFPDWEWKNVEIFETQDPNRFWVECDGEGQILYPTYPPGYYRNHFIHSFLLEDGRIRQQREFMNPFQQLRALGIEVPKINRGGIPT; translated from the coding sequence ATGAGAACGGAAGACGCCCGGCCCGAGGGGCTCGAAGCCGACCTCGACCTGCGCGCCCGGCACCGTGCCGTCGTCGCGGACTACATGAGTCGCAAGGGCGAGAACCGACTGACCCGTTACCTGCTCTTCACCGAGGGCGGCAGCGCCGGCCTGTGGACCAGCGACACCGGCGAACCGATCGAGTCCCAGGGACACGAGAAGCTCAAGGCGCACGGCGAGTGGTCGCTGCGCATGTTCCCCGACTGGGAGTGGAAGAACGTCGAGATCTTCGAGACGCAGGACCCCAACAGGTTCTGGGTCGAGTGTGACGGAGAAGGGCAGATTCTCTACCCGACCTACCCACCCGGCTACTACAGGAACCACTTCATCCACTCGTTCCTGCTCGAAGACGGCAGGATCAGGCAGCAACGCGAGTTCATGAACCCGTTCCAGCAGCTGCGTGCGCTGGGCATCGAGGTGCCGAAGATCAATCGCGGCGGGATCCCCACCTAG
- a CDS encoding VOC family protein, which yields MGSQLNPYIAFDGDARQAMEFYHEVLGGKLELGTFGDFGSPESPDPDKIMHATLSTADGFTVMAWDVPERVPFNPGTNVALYLGGDDAGLREYFEKLSVGGTVAMPLKKQIWGDEAGTLVDRFGITWMFNITRQQT from the coding sequence GTGGGATCTCAGCTCAACCCGTACATCGCCTTCGACGGGGACGCCCGGCAGGCGATGGAGTTCTACCACGAAGTCCTCGGCGGCAAGCTGGAGTTGGGAACGTTCGGCGACTTCGGCTCGCCGGAGTCGCCCGACCCCGACAAGATCATGCACGCCACACTCAGCACCGCGGACGGCTTCACGGTGATGGCGTGGGACGTCCCGGAGCGGGTCCCGTTCAACCCGGGCACCAATGTCGCGCTCTACCTCGGTGGCGACGACGCCGGCCTCCGCGAGTACTTCGAGAAGCTGTCCGTCGGCGGCACCGTGGCCATGCCCCTCAAGAAACAGATCTGGGGCGACGAGGCCGGCACGCTCGTGGACAGGTTCGGGATCACCTGGATGTTCAACATCACCCGGCAGCAGACCTGA
- a CDS encoding L-serine ammonia-lyase, protein MAISVFDLFSIGIGPSSSHTVGPMRAARMFARRLRNEELLPSVASVRCELYGSLGATGHGHGTPKAVLLGLEGASPRTVDVENADDRVAEIKAAGVLKLLGEREIPFSFDDDLVLHRRKTLPYHANGMTVWAYDASGTELMSKTYYSVGGGFVVDQDAVGADRIKLDDTVLKYPFRTGDELLRLTKETGLSISALMLENERAWRTEDEIRTGLLEIWEVMRACVQRGMTREGILPGGLRVRRRAAVTARQLRAEGDPLAHSMEWITLYAMAVNEENAAGGRVVTAPTNGAAGIIPAVLHYYMNFVPGADDEGVVRFMLAAGAIGMLFKENASISGAEVGCQGEVGSACSMAAGALAEVLGGSPEQVENAAEIGMEHNLGLTCDPVGGLVQIPCIERNGMAAVKAVTAAKMALRGDGSHKVSLDKVIKTMKDTGADMSVKYKETARGGLAVNIIEC, encoded by the coding sequence GTGGCCATCTCGGTCTTCGACCTGTTCTCGATCGGCATCGGCCCGTCCAGCTCCCACACGGTCGGCCCGATGCGCGCGGCCCGCATGTTCGCCCGCCGCCTGCGCAACGAGGAGCTGCTGCCCTCCGTCGCCTCGGTCCGCTGCGAGCTCTACGGCTCCCTGGGCGCGACCGGCCACGGCCACGGCACCCCGAAGGCGGTGCTGCTGGGCCTGGAGGGGGCGTCCCCGCGCACGGTGGACGTGGAGAACGCGGACGACCGGGTGGCGGAGATCAAGGCCGCGGGCGTCCTGAAGCTGCTCGGCGAGCGCGAGATCCCCTTCTCCTTCGACGACGACCTCGTCCTGCACCGGCGCAAGACACTCCCGTACCACGCGAACGGCATGACGGTGTGGGCGTACGACGCCTCGGGCACCGAGCTCATGTCGAAGACGTACTACTCGGTGGGCGGCGGCTTCGTCGTCGACCAGGACGCGGTGGGCGCGGACCGGATCAAGCTCGACGACACCGTGCTGAAGTACCCCTTCCGCACCGGCGACGAGCTGCTGCGGCTGACGAAGGAGACCGGACTGTCGATCTCCGCCCTGATGCTGGAGAACGAACGCGCCTGGCGCACCGAGGACGAGATCCGCACCGGGCTGCTGGAGATCTGGGAGGTCATGCGGGCCTGCGTGCAGCGGGGCATGACCCGCGAGGGCATCCTGCCGGGCGGCCTTCGGGTGCGCCGCCGTGCCGCGGTGACCGCGCGCCAACTCCGCGCCGAGGGCGACCCGTTGGCGCACTCCATGGAGTGGATCACGCTGTACGCGATGGCGGTGAACGAGGAGAACGCGGCCGGCGGCAGGGTGGTGACGGCCCCGACCAACGGGGCCGCAGGCATCATCCCCGCGGTGCTCCACTACTACATGAACTTCGTGCCCGGCGCCGACGACGAGGGTGTCGTCCGGTTCATGCTGGCCGCCGGTGCGATCGGCATGCTCTTCAAGGAGAACGCGTCCATCTCCGGCGCCGAGGTCGGCTGCCAGGGCGAGGTCGGCTCGGCCTGCTCGATGGCCGCGGGCGCCCTCGCCGAGGTCCTCGGCGGCTCCCCCGAACAGGTCGAGAACGCGGCCGAGATCGGCATGGAGCACAACCTGGGTCTGACGTGCGACCCGGTCGGCGGACTGGTCCAGATCCCCTGCATCGAGCGCAACGGCATGGCCGCGGTCAAGGCGGTCACGGCGGCGAAGATGGCCCTGCGGGGGGACGGCTCGCACAAGGTGTCCCTCGACAAGGTCATCAAGACGATGAAGGACACCGGGGCGGACATGAGCGTGAAGTACAAGGAGACGGCGCGGGGCGGGCTCGCGGTGAACATCATCGAGTGCTAG
- a CDS encoding methyltransferase → MTVDVQATRDVVDIITGGWRAQALYTAVKLGLPDHIEAGRDTDAELSKATGANEQGIHRLMRLLVAMGIFEGSESTGYRGTRLSAALLEGPQSLSAMCLLYGEEFYSAWGHAHHAISTESSGFEAAYGRSFYEYLSRDAATARRFQLTMNAASMFFHQVPEVFDFSGKKVVDVGGGGGHLLATILGATPDARGTLFDREHMMPKAREHLSATVGLDRTELVGGDMFQGVPAGGDVYLLCRVLGGHDDDAVVGVFEHCRRAMADSSSRLLILDRFVEDENSTVLPALWDLHLLVTTGGEHRSVDRITRLLNRAGLEMAGTAELPMETTALIAAPRTP, encoded by the coding sequence ATGACAGTCGACGTGCAGGCCACAAGAGACGTGGTCGACATCATCACCGGGGGATGGAGGGCGCAGGCGCTCTACACCGCGGTCAAACTCGGACTGCCCGACCACATCGAGGCCGGCCGTGACACCGACGCCGAACTGTCCAAGGCGACCGGGGCGAACGAGCAGGGCATCCACCGTCTGATGCGCCTGCTCGTGGCCATGGGCATATTCGAGGGCAGCGAGTCCACCGGCTACCGCGGTACCCGGCTGAGCGCTGCCCTCCTCGAAGGCCCCCAGTCCCTGAGCGCCATGTGCCTGCTGTACGGCGAGGAGTTCTACTCCGCGTGGGGTCACGCCCACCACGCGATCAGCACGGAGAGCTCGGGATTCGAAGCCGCCTACGGCCGCTCGTTCTACGAGTACCTGAGCCGGGACGCGGCCACCGCCCGCCGGTTCCAGCTCACCATGAACGCCGCGAGCATGTTCTTCCACCAAGTACCCGAGGTCTTCGACTTCTCCGGCAAGAAGGTCGTGGACGTCGGGGGCGGAGGCGGGCACCTGCTCGCCACGATCCTCGGCGCCACGCCGGACGCCAGGGGCACGCTCTTCGACCGCGAGCACATGATGCCCAAGGCGCGTGAGCACCTGTCCGCCACCGTCGGCCTGGACCGGACCGAGCTGGTCGGGGGCGACATGTTCCAGGGCGTACCGGCGGGCGGGGACGTCTACCTCCTCTGCCGGGTGCTGGGCGGCCACGACGACGATGCCGTCGTCGGCGTCTTCGAGCACTGCCGCCGCGCCATGGCGGACTCCTCTTCGCGGCTGTTGATCCTCGACCGGTTCGTCGAGGACGAGAACTCCACCGTGCTGCCCGCCCTGTGGGACCTGCACCTGCTGGTGACGACGGGCGGTGAACACCGCAGCGTCGACCGGATCACACGGCTGCTGAACCGCGCCGGCCTGGAGATGGCCGGGACCGCGGAGCTGCCCATGGAGACGACCGCCCTGATCGCCGCACCGCGCACCCCGTAA
- a CDS encoding DUF4186 domain-containing protein gives MTDELDDRLDRIGRHPFRARFRLRGRDRAVVDLRGIMTARKHAEDLIGRRLAPAEPRNDGRQTPYRGHPVFVAQHATATCCRTCLARWHGIPAGHALDDAERAYVVEVICRWIVKQYAPRQPPP, from the coding sequence ATGACGGACGAGTTGGACGACAGGTTGGACCGGATCGGGCGGCACCCGTTCCGCGCGAGGTTCCGGCTGCGCGGAAGGGATCGCGCGGTGGTCGACCTGCGCGGGATCATGACCGCCCGCAAGCACGCCGAGGATCTGATCGGTCGCAGGCTGGCGCCGGCCGAACCGCGCAACGACGGCCGTCAGACGCCCTACCGAGGGCATCCCGTCTTCGTCGCCCAGCACGCCACGGCGACGTGCTGTCGTACCTGCCTCGCGCGCTGGCACGGCATCCCCGCCGGCCATGCACTCGACGACGCCGAGCGGGCCTACGTCGTGGAGGTGATCTGCCGGTGGATCGTGAAGCAGTACGCCCCCCGTCAGCCACCGCCCTGA
- the phzG gene encoding phenazine biosynthesis FMN-dependent oxidase PhzG, translating to MSASTLPRPAEEFTTPPAEPMELLQAWFDSAVANAIREPGALALATVDARGHASNRIVQVLEVRSTGLVFASHSDSRKGRDLAETAWASGVFYWREAGRQLSVSGPTRPLPDEESEALWAARPVNTHPMSVAAHQSAPLLDEDALRKQARELGRDGSALPRPDRWLGYLLEPASVEFWQADPQDRLHLRLRYERDGSSWRTDRLQP from the coding sequence GTGAGCGCATCGACCCTGCCCCGGCCCGCCGAAGAGTTCACCACCCCGCCCGCCGAACCGATGGAGCTGCTCCAGGCCTGGTTCGACAGCGCCGTCGCGAACGCCATCCGCGAGCCGGGCGCGCTGGCGCTGGCCACCGTCGACGCCCGCGGCCACGCCTCCAATCGCATCGTCCAGGTGCTCGAGGTCCGCTCGACGGGGCTGGTGTTCGCCAGCCACTCCGACAGCCGCAAGGGCCGGGACCTGGCCGAGACGGCCTGGGCGTCCGGGGTGTTCTACTGGCGCGAGGCCGGCCGCCAGCTGAGCGTGAGCGGCCCGACCCGTCCGCTGCCCGACGAGGAGTCCGAGGCCCTGTGGGCGGCCCGACCCGTCAACACGCACCCGATGTCGGTGGCAGCGCACCAGAGCGCGCCGCTGCTGGACGAGGACGCGCTGCGGAAGCAGGCCCGGGAACTGGGCCGGGACGGCTCGGCGCTGCCCCGCCCGGACCGTTGGCTGGGCTATCTGCTGGAGCCGGCGTCGGTGGAGTTCTGGCAGGCCGATCCGCAGGACCGGTTGCACCTGAGGCTGCGTTACGAGCGCGACGGTTCCAGCTGGCGTACCGACCGGCTCCAGCCCTGA
- the asnB gene encoding asparagine synthase (glutamine-hydrolyzing), with protein sequence MCGMTGWVSFARDLTQQRAQLDAMTQTMACRGPDACGVWLDRHAAIGHRRLAVIDLEGGTQPMVVPTDDGPVTITYTGEVYNYTELRAELLRRGHRFRTRSDTEVVLHGYLEWGEAVAERLNGMFAFAVWDSRVEKLVMIRDRMGVKPLYYSSTDDGVMFGSEPKAILANPLADRAVDLAGLRELVSFTQTPGSAVWCGMNEVVPGGLVTVDRSGLRERRYWTLPTRPHTDDRKTTVATVRELLEDIVSRQLVSDVPRCTLLSGGLDSSVITALAAAKLGRPGEHGEPGERVRSFAVDFVGREDDFVADELRGTTDAPYALEVAAHVGSKHEAIVLDHAAIADPAVRRAVITARDSPLSLGDMDNSLYLLFQAIREQSTVALSGESADEVFGGYRWFHQPEVQAAQTFPWMAVFVSGARAQVSDRFNADITAALDLPTYIRDRYSEAVGEVERGEGESDHDMRMRVMCHLHLTRFVRMLLERKDRISMAVGLEVRVPFCDHRLVEYVYNTPWSLKTFDGREKSLLRAATADLLPQSVLDRVKAPYPATLDPHYTSALLQQSKELLTTKDPVFDLVDRSWLEDITRRDSATMPIDVRNGMERVLDLSTWLDIYRPELRL encoded by the coding sequence ATGTGTGGAATGACGGGCTGGGTCTCGTTCGCTCGGGATCTGACTCAGCAGCGCGCGCAGCTGGACGCGATGACGCAGACCATGGCCTGCCGGGGACCGGACGCCTGCGGCGTCTGGCTCGACCGGCACGCGGCGATCGGCCATCGAAGGCTGGCGGTCATCGACCTCGAAGGCGGCACCCAGCCCATGGTGGTGCCCACCGACGACGGCCCGGTGACGATCACCTACACCGGTGAGGTTTACAACTACACCGAACTCAGGGCCGAGTTGCTGCGTCGGGGCCATCGGTTCCGGACCCGCAGCGACACCGAGGTCGTGCTCCACGGCTACCTGGAGTGGGGCGAAGCGGTCGCCGAACGGCTCAACGGCATGTTCGCCTTCGCCGTCTGGGATTCCCGGGTCGAGAAGCTCGTGATGATCCGCGACCGGATGGGAGTCAAGCCGCTCTACTACTCCAGCACCGACGACGGGGTGATGTTCGGCTCCGAGCCCAAGGCGATCCTCGCCAACCCTCTGGCCGACCGCGCCGTCGACCTCGCCGGACTGCGGGAGCTGGTCAGCTTCACCCAGACGCCGGGCAGCGCCGTGTGGTGCGGGATGAACGAGGTGGTCCCGGGCGGTCTGGTCACCGTCGACCGCTCCGGCCTGCGCGAACGCCGCTACTGGACGCTGCCCACCCGTCCGCACACCGATGACCGGAAGACCACCGTCGCCACCGTGCGCGAACTGCTTGAGGACATCGTCAGCCGCCAGCTGGTCTCCGACGTCCCGCGCTGCACCCTGCTCTCCGGTGGCCTGGACTCCAGCGTCATCACCGCGCTGGCCGCCGCCAAGCTCGGCCGGCCCGGGGAGCACGGCGAGCCCGGCGAGAGGGTGCGCAGCTTCGCGGTGGACTTCGTCGGGCGGGAGGACGACTTCGTCGCGGACGAACTGCGGGGCACGACGGACGCTCCTTACGCGCTCGAGGTGGCCGCGCACGTCGGCTCGAAGCACGAGGCCATCGTGCTCGACCACGCCGCGATCGCCGACCCGGCGGTGCGCCGGGCCGTCATCACCGCGCGGGACAGTCCGCTCAGCCTCGGTGACATGGACAACTCGCTCTACCTCCTGTTCCAGGCCATCCGGGAGCAGTCCACGGTCGCCCTGTCCGGAGAGTCCGCCGACGAGGTCTTCGGCGGGTATCGGTGGTTTCACCAACCCGAGGTCCAGGCCGCACAGACCTTCCCCTGGATGGCCGTCTTCGTCAGCGGCGCGCGGGCCCAGGTGTCCGACCGGTTCAACGCCGACATCACCGCCGCCCTCGACCTGCCCACCTACATCCGCGACCGGTACTCCGAGGCGGTCGGCGAGGTCGAGCGAGGAGAAGGCGAGAGCGACCACGACATGCGGATGCGGGTGATGTGCCACCTGCACCTGACGCGCTTCGTCCGGATGCTCCTGGAGCGCAAGGACCGGATCAGCATGGCCGTAGGACTGGAGGTTCGGGTCCCCTTCTGCGACCACCGCCTCGTCGAGTACGTCTACAACACCCCCTGGTCGTTGAAGACCTTCGACGGCAGGGAGAAGAGCCTGCTTCGCGCCGCGACCGCGGACCTGCTGCCGCAGTCGGTGCTGGACCGGGTGAAGGCTCCCTACCCCGCCACGCTGGACCCGCACTACACCAGCGCGCTGCTGCAGCAGTCCAAAGAGCTGCTCACGACCAAGGACCCGGTCTTCGACCTGGTCGATCGCAGCTGGCTGGAGGACATCACGCGGCGTGACTCGGCCACCATGCCGATCGACGTCCGCAACGGCATGGAGCGCGTGCTCGACCTGAGCACCTGGCTGGACATCTACCGGCCCGAACTCCGGCTCTGA
- a CDS encoding YybH family protein gives MSRIKLTLSIATSAIVFTAVSIAGPTFIQAQTANAAAAAGTSPATTTQAETSNAQVAAKTPAELLQLLGERIKAKDVDGIIALQEPEAAIVNYDGSVVRGHKEIRAFYVEWFKSDPVLTVNPRQTVLAGGKGTGDKARNRIASIMGDYTLAQTGPDGTRESFTGNFCDTVQEQSNGTWLYVQDNPYPPHGNATSAHH, from the coding sequence ATGAGTAGAATCAAGCTGACGTTGTCGATCGCCACCTCGGCCATTGTGTTTACGGCCGTGAGTATCGCGGGCCCTACCTTCATCCAGGCCCAGACGGCAAATGCGGCGGCGGCTGCGGGTACATCACCTGCGACCACGACCCAGGCGGAAACCAGCAACGCGCAGGTCGCCGCCAAGACCCCCGCCGAGTTGCTGCAGCTCTTGGGCGAGAGGATCAAAGCCAAGGACGTGGACGGAATCATCGCCCTCCAGGAGCCCGAAGCGGCGATTGTCAATTACGACGGATCGGTCGTCAGGGGCCACAAGGAAATCCGGGCGTTCTACGTCGAGTGGTTCAAGTCGGATCCGGTGCTCACAGTCAACCCTCGCCAAACCGTGCTGGCGGGAGGGAAGGGAACCGGTGACAAGGCACGCAACCGCATAGCGTCCATAATGGGCGATTACACTCTGGCACAGACCGGGCCGGATGGAACCCGCGAGAGTTTCACTGGGAATTTCTGCGACACCGTGCAAGAGCAGTCGAACGGCACCTGGCTGTACGTCCAGGACAACCCGTATCCGCCGCACGGAAACGCAACATCGGCCCACCACTGA